In Yarrowia lipolytica chromosome 1F, complete sequence, a genomic segment contains:
- a CDS encoding uncharacterized protein (Compare to YALI0F02387g, similar to Saccharomyces cerevisiae USO1 (YDL058W); ancestral locus Anc_4.238, similar to DEHA0C09658g Debaryomyces hansenii IPF 1836.1): MNALSGFIRDSQPKTQSADHAIPTLCDRLTHATLLEDRRSAVLALKGLSKEYREAVAAGGMRGLISALTKDNDDDETVRASLETLLILFLGNDSDDRSTRGSLTRRGLKYISPLLRDTSSIDFIALWLTDEFSQNNENFATLIGLLSSHDTYIRLYTLKLLAAVVQNRSERVQECILEVPDGLMNLVAGLDDPTEFVRSECIIVLSSLVLGNADVQKLVVFENAFHRLFSIMDDEGGLQGGYVVGDCLTLLTHLLRYNVSNQVAFRETSCVSRLAQLLELPPDMEWNEQTTRNCTLALETCSLFVPEHGSVTRANQDAFLKAGVLFSILRLAFGANSSTPIRSFALITSGNLLRGNHAIQADFAAVDVPYVDVSQPPAVRVPVVMPVILALLKWTLSTQSVHFFDLRVGAAYCLQAYFQGNHHAKLEFIKQQIDAYNRRNKSGYEEDKKNGIKEETEEDTKEEKETAHHESDYSQYDSVSDNIIEALVNYDPDMKLNPYRPWFAAVLLLHIIIDCHEAQVELQNVVVGDEDIGEDPVSFIQAIAGVMVTCLPLQEPRIVFGYAMLLITILYENVGAVSDFLGESSTVEALLAVVSRSQCTPLMESMCCLILGTCYEFSDVDSAMSRADLYSLLRGSLGADQYLLKTKRLKDSSYFKDFDSEDILNAEKDDVAGLPKVYFDEIFVELVKENFTRLSRALLKDPSHSAGGKISYELVQSLEDNVKSLTDELEEVSTALSETKSATSAEIKDLKAIRDDLERDLQETDTRLKEARGALESLEGKFHTKVAAEKQLQTSLEAERKSGSGLQTELADLKKKLQTLTQQKTQLTTQVETLTAAKDKAESGINKMSKELFQLTRERDGSDKEKKGLQKELAELKKQDSSRRTELTALAANLKQVTAARSDFENRLKGLQSEHSETETLKDKLIEKLKSAATQLEDHKSRGANLEGQIRELQGSHEALQNSYDELQKSHEQLSSVGKDNESLASELAELKTKLSKIETESSSRADKVSELEKSLSAAEAQSKSVAAEKEKVSGQIATHEETIKRLKEELSERTAELDKLKSDLASSEKDLASKTKDVSAKDTEIEKLKSELETANSKLASTAKEVEILTSELKAAKSDACDSETKIKAVESELVEQKSKVEHLNAELAAKSSSVESGAAELAEKVALVESLTAKLESKDKELATKTEELSAKEKELETKTSELETKTAELTTKSKELTAKSDEATTYSAKVKELETSSAALEKKQTTLKAMADNLTKDLAEKTKELVAAKSELESSNTSSKEEVDVLTKKLSDATAEAVELKKSSQAAETEASSKVSALEAKLTKASESSKAELDKVNKLLSSFKEKLQTSKDDHSTEVSKLTEQVRESTLKAENFEHDISSLKDDLAQAEKERDALRTELDTSIKEMENERTSLTKDADSATKELTNKVSMLQTKLDELTASHKKALGDSETEAKGLKKEIKAAQAEIKTLEEVKAKYEASQTDIKGLEKQVSELTESLETKTSETEAVKTALEEKLEEASSAKSKLETKVTELEKEVADNQGKHGKAASELEASVKTLKSEISTHKATIDELKKSAETAAADTSSERTELMSKVTELETQLADAKKELDNVKSTHADGSKKQASELNELKTKLEEVATANTKLETELKNASAKLEEEQAAKTKLSSDLEAKTKVSADFETELKASQTQHDEEVASLKMEIKSLRDEQTSNASSAGEFKGKIEKLEVELKTKETELQTKASNLESASSALEAASKELKSKATELESASSELKSKTSELESKTTELKTINTELKDRTSELKTKTTELESKSTELKTVSDTQSATEKALAELQSKYDELLKTNKAKSAATKDMVPKSEYEELMLMITDLDEKVEKYKEKLEEHGVEISDDDDDDDDDDDDDEDDE; encoded by the exons ATGAACGCGCTATCGGGGTTCATAAGGGACTCCCAGCCCAAGACACAGTCGGCAGATCACGCCATTCCGACGCTCTGTGATCGACTCACGCATGCCACACTTCTGGAGGACCGACGGTCCGCCGTGCTGGCTCTCAAGGGTCTGTCCAAGGAGTACCGagaggctgttgctgctggaggtaTGAGAGGCCTTATTTCGGCTCTTACCAAGGAcaatgacgacgacgagacgGTGCGAGCGTCACTCGAGACGCTGCTCATTCTGTTTCTCGGAAACGACTCGGACGACAGATCTACCCGTGGATCACTGACCCGAAGAGGTCTCAAGTACATTTCGCCGCTACTAAGAGACACCTCTTCCATAGACTTTATTGCTCTCTGGCTTACAGACGAGTTCAGTCAG AACAACGAGAACTTTGCGACCCTGATCGGTCTACTTTCGAGCCACGACACATACATTCGACTCTACACGCTCAAATTGCTCGCCGCAGTGGTCCAAAACCGATCCGAACGAGTCCAGGAATGCATTCTGGAGGTGCCTGACGGTCTCATGAACCTGGTGGCTGGTCTGGACGACCCCACCGAGTTTGTCAGAAGTGAATGTATCATTGTactctcttctctggtACTCGGTAATGCCGATGTCCAGAAACTGGTTGTATTTGAGAACGCCTTCCACAGACTGTTCTCAATTATGGACGATGAGGGGGGTCTGCAGGGTGGATATGTGGTAGGAGATTGTCTGACTCTCCTCACCCACCTGCTCAGATACAACGTGTCCAACCAGGTAGCTTTCCGAGAAACCTCCTGTGTCAGCCGTCTGgcccagctgctggaactgCCTCCGGATATGGAGTGGAACGAGCAGACGACCCGAAACTGCACTCTCGCTCTCGAAACCTGTTCTCTGTTTGTTCCTGAACATGGCAGTGTCACTCGAGCCAACCAGGACGCCTTCCTCAAAGCCGGTGTTCTGTTCTCAATCCTAAGACTCGCATTTGGAGCAAACTCTTCCACTCCCATTCGGTCTTTTGCTCTCATCACGTCTGGAAACCTGCTTCGAGGCAACCACGCCATTCAGGCCGATTTCGCAGCGGTCGATGTGCCCTATGTGGACGTCTCTCAGCCTCCTGCTGTTCGCGTGCCTGTGGTTATGCCCGTTATTCTGGCGCTCTTGAAATGGACCCTGTCTACTCAAAGTGTGCATTTCTTTGATCTGCGAGTCGGTGCAGCGTACTGTCTGCAAGCGTACTTCCAGGGTAACCATCATGCTAAACTGGAGTTCAtcaagcagcagattgaCGCTTACAACCGCCGAAACAAGAGCGGttacgaggaggacaagaagaatgGAATAAAGGAGGAGACTGAAGAGGACACtaaggaggaaaaagagaCTGCCCACCACGAGTCTGATTACTCTCAGTATGACTCAGTATCTGATAACATTATTGAGGCCCTTGTCAACTATGATCCTGACATGAAGCTGAACCCCTACAGACCGTGGTTTGCAGCTGTGTTGCTTCTCCACATCATCATTGACTGCCACGAGGCCCAAGTGGAGTTGCAAaacgttgttgttggagatgaagatATTGGAGAGGACCCTGTCAGCTTCATCCAGGCCATTGCTGGTGTGATGGTTACTTGTCTGCCTCTTCAGGAGCCTCGAATCGTCTTTGGTTATGCCATGCTTCTCATTACTATCCTGTATGAGAATGTCGGAGCGGTTTCAGACTTTCTCGGCGAGTCTTCTACCGTCGAGGCTCTTCTTGCAGTCGTCAGTAGATCACAGTGCACTCCTCTGATGGAGTCTATGTGTTGTTTGATTCTAGGTACTTGCTACGAGTTTTCCGACGTCGACTCTGCGATGAGCCGTGCTGATCTCTACTCCTTGCTGCGAGGTTCTCTAGGTGCTGACCAATATCTTCTCAAGACAAAGCGACTCAAGGACAGTTCCTACTTCAAGGATTTCGACTCTGAGGATATTCTCAACGCCGAGAAAGATGACGTGGCTGGTCTGCCAAAGGTTTACTTTGACGAAATTTTCGTCGAGCTTGTCAAAGAGAACTTCACTCGTCTTTCCAGAGCACTGTTGAAGGATCCTAGTCACTCTGCCGGCGGAAAGATCTCTTACGAGCTTGTTCAGAGTCTCGAGGACAATGTCAAGTCTCTCACAGACGAGCTTGAGGAGGTTTCCACTGCTCTGTCAGAGACCAAGTCTGCTACTTCCGCTGAAATCAAGGATCTCAAGGCTATTCGTGATGATCTCGAGCGGGATCTCCAGGAGACTGATACCCGACTCAAGGAGGCCCGTGGTGCACTTGAATCTCTCGAGGGCAAATTCCACACGAAAGTTGCTGCCGagaaacagctccagacTTCTCTGGAGGCCGAGAGAAAGAGCGGCAGTGGTCTGCAGACCGAGCTTGCAGatctgaagaagaaactACAGACTCTGACGCAGCAAAAGACCCAGCTCACCACTCAGGTCGAGACTCTGactgctgccaaggacaaggccGAGTCTGGCATCAACAAGATGAGCAAGGAGCTTTTCCAGCTGACACGAGAACGAGACGGATctgacaaggagaagaaggggcttcagaaggagctggcggAGCTAAAGAAGCAGGACTCCAGCAGACGAACTGAACTCACAGCCCTTGCTGCCAACCTCAAACAGGTGACTGCTGCGCGAAGTGATTTTGAGAACAGACTTAAGGGTTTACAGAGTGAACACTCCGAAACCGAAACTCTCAAAGACAAGTtgattgagaagctcaagagTGCCGCTACTCAATTGGAAGACCACAAGTCTCGAGGTGCTAATCTTGAGGGCCAGATTCGAGAGCTTCAGGGTTCTCATGAAGCTTTGCAAAACAGTTACGATGAGCTTCAGAAGTCGCATGAGCAGCTGTCTTCTGTTGGAAAGGACAATGAGAGTCTTGCTTCTGAGTtggccgagctcaagaccaagctTTCAAAAATTGAGACGGAGAGCTCTTCGCGAGCCGACAAAGTTTCTGAGCTTGAGAAGTCACTTTCAGCTGCCGAGGCTCAGAGCAAGTCTGTtgctgccgagaaggagaaggtgtcTGGCCAGATTGCTACTCACGAGGAGACTATCAAGCGCCTCAAGGAGGAACTCTCTGAGAGAACTGCTGAGCTTGATAAGTTGAAGAGTGATCTTGCCTCCTCGGAGAAAGATCTGGcttccaagaccaaggatgTATCTGCCAAAGACAccgagattgagaagctcaagtCTGAGTTAGAGACCGCAAACTCCAAACTTGCTTCTActgccaaggaggttgagatTCTGACCTctgagctcaaggccgcAAAGTCTGATGCTTGTGACAGCGAAACCAAGATCAAGGCTGTCGAATCagagcttgttgagcagaagTCCAAGGTCGAGCACCTGAATGCCGAGCTGGCTGCAAAGTCTTCTAGTGTTGAGTCTGGCGCTGCTGAGCTTGCTGAGAAGGTGGCTCTGGTGGAGTCTCTTACTGCGAAGCTGGAgtccaaggacaaggagttAGCCACCAAGACAGAGGAGCTGTCTgccaaggaaaaggagctggagaccaAGACTTCGGAGCTGGAGACCAAGACTGCGGAGCTCACTACCAAGTCTAAGGAGCTCACCGCCAAGTCCGACGAAGCCACCACCTACTCcgccaaggtcaaggagttggagacatcctctgctgctctcgaAAAGAAACAGACgactctcaaggccatggcTGACAACCTGACAAAGGACCTCGctgagaagaccaaggagctggTTGCTGCCAAATCCGAGCTTGAGTCCTCCAATACCTCTTCCAAGGAGGAAGTTGATGTTCTGACGAAGAAACTCAGTGATGCCACTGCAGAAGCTGTTGAATTGAAGAAGTCTTCTCAGGCAGCCGAGACCGAGGCCTCTTCTAAGGTCTCTGCTTTGGAGGCGAAGCTGACCAAGGCCTCCGAGTCCAGCAAGGCTGAGCTTGACAAGgtcaacaagctgctgtcttctttcaaggagaagcttCAGACCAGCAAGGATGATCATTCAACCGAGGTCTCCAAACTCACTGAGCAAGTCCGGGAGAGCACTCTGAAGGCTGAAAACTTCGAGCATGATatttcttctctcaaggacgatCTTGCTcaggccgagaaggagcgagATGCTTTGCGAACCGAGCTGGACACTAGtatcaaggagatggagaatGAGCGAACTTCACTGACCAAGGATGCTGATTctgccaccaaggagctcaccaacaaggTCTCCATGCTTCAGACCAAGCTTGACGAGCTTACTGCTTCCCACAAGAAGGCACTGGGCGACTCTGAGACCGAGGCAAAGggtctcaagaaggagatcaaggctGCCCAGGCTGAAATCAAGACTCTAGAAGAGGTAAAAGCCAAGTACGAGGCCAGCCAGACGGATATCAAGGGTCTCGAGAAGCAGGTTTCCGAGCTGACGGAGTCCCTTGAGACCAAGACTTCTGAGACGGAGGCTGTCAAGACTGCCCTAgaggagaagctcgaggAAGCGTCTTCTGCGAAGTCCAAGCTTGAGACCAAGGTGacggagttggagaaggaagtCGCTGACAACCAAGGTAAGCATGGCAAGGCCGCTTCTGAGCTTGAGGCGTCGGTCAAGACTCTCAAGAGCGAAATATCGACCCACAAGGCTACTatcgacgagctcaagaagagtGCCGAGACCGCAGCTGCCGACACGAGCTCCGAAAGAACCGAGCTGATGTCCAAGGTGACTGAGCTGGAGACCCAGCTTGCTgatgccaagaaggagctcgacAATGTGAAGTCCACTCATGCTGACGGCTCCAAGAAGCAAGCTTCCGAGCTGAATGAGCTCAAAACCAAGTTGGAAGAGGTTGCTACTGCTAATACCAAGCTTGAGACTGAACTCAAGAACGCTTCGGCTaagttggaggaggagcaggctgCGAAGACCAAGCTGTCTTCTGatctggaggccaagacTAAGGTGTCTGCTGATTTTGAAACTGAGTTGAAGGCTTCTCAGACCCAGCacgatgaggaggttgcTTCtctgaagatggagatcaAGAGTCTTAGGGATGAGCAGACTTCCAatgcttcttctgctggcGAGTTCAAGGGTAAGATTGAGAAGTTGGAAGTGGAGCTGAAGACAAAGGAGACTGAGCTGCAGACGAAGGCTTCAAATCTCGAGTCTGCGTCTTCTGCACTTGAGGCAGCCTCTAAAGAGCTGAAGTCTAAGGCTACGGAGCTCGAGTCTGCATCTTCGGAACTGAAGTCTAAGACTAGTGAGCTTGAATCCAAGACCACCGAGCTCAAGACTATCAACACTGAGCTTAAGGACAGAACCAGTGAGCTCAAGACAAAGACTACGGAACTCGAGTCCAAGTCTACAGAGCTCAAGACTGTGTCTGACACGCAGAGCGCCACTGAAAAGGCTCTCGCCGAGCTCCAGAGCAAGTACGACGAGTtgctcaagaccaacaaggccaagtcTGCAGCCACTAAGGAC